A single genomic interval of Rosistilla ulvae harbors:
- a CDS encoding di-heme oxidoredictase family protein has protein sequence MAVTHRYGSAGVLILALIIAPQTIAQDPVAGRELFEREWQYVDRGTTFTAWSTTTRMPQRRGRGRGPRPQHRDSGRELTSMLPAEGMEGMADGLGPLHNAVSCAACHPGGGASGVEHNVTLITVDPRSPIFERSAGRGGRGRAGGSDMDFFPGLVSGNTLSFNTVVHDLSTRRGYRAIRQRLAVGVPNGLPDVWFDPLSRTVDAIASQPVVAGRYGTLDYYLSQRNSPPLHGMGDIERISTNRLKAIALSRTRSSGGTISGRVAGKYGWRGQVDTLSDFVAGACASELGLNVANTARQAGDPADPRYLSLAADVSTTQVADLTRYVADLPAPAKPLLSLEERKRVHRGEQIFHSIGCAACHIADLPPARGIFSDLLLHDMGPDLQDPFPAPAYQLASTRSAAPASRYPSRYGRGEAWTYRSDAPSDRRRAVANDGRTSLATGTPEPIALDYPEQPQFPRGEVKEADLKGRHRFSWDALQREWKTPPLWGVADSAPYLHDGRAATLTDAIQWHGGEADQSKRKFDRLNEDQQQLLLAFLESMKGPVD, from the coding sequence ATGGCTGTCACGCATCGGTACGGATCGGCTGGGGTTCTGATCCTGGCACTGATCATCGCCCCCCAAACAATCGCTCAGGATCCAGTTGCCGGGCGGGAGTTGTTCGAGCGGGAGTGGCAGTATGTCGATCGGGGAACAACATTCACCGCATGGAGTACAACAACTCGGATGCCGCAGCGGCGAGGTCGGGGGCGAGGTCCACGACCGCAACACCGCGACAGCGGCCGCGAGTTGACGTCCATGCTGCCCGCCGAGGGGATGGAGGGCATGGCCGATGGGCTGGGGCCGCTGCACAACGCCGTCTCTTGTGCGGCGTGTCACCCTGGCGGTGGAGCATCGGGAGTGGAGCACAACGTGACGCTGATCACCGTCGACCCTCGATCACCCATTTTTGAACGGTCGGCGGGGCGTGGTGGTCGCGGACGTGCCGGAGGTTCCGACATGGACTTCTTTCCCGGGCTGGTCTCCGGCAACACGCTCTCCTTCAACACCGTCGTTCACGACCTCTCGACACGCCGCGGCTATCGAGCGATCCGCCAACGCTTGGCCGTCGGCGTCCCCAACGGTCTACCCGATGTGTGGTTTGATCCTCTCTCGCGGACCGTCGATGCGATCGCCAGCCAACCGGTCGTTGCCGGCCGTTATGGAACGCTCGACTACTACCTAAGTCAACGCAATTCGCCGCCGCTGCATGGCATGGGGGATATCGAGAGGATCTCCACGAATCGATTGAAAGCCATAGCGCTCTCTCGGACCCGATCGTCCGGCGGAACGATCTCCGGGCGAGTGGCGGGGAAGTATGGTTGGCGTGGCCAAGTCGACACGTTGTCCGATTTTGTCGCCGGAGCGTGCGCGTCGGAGTTGGGGCTGAACGTGGCCAACACCGCGCGACAAGCGGGTGATCCCGCCGATCCCCGCTACCTCAGCTTGGCAGCCGATGTATCGACGACCCAGGTCGCCGATCTCACCCGTTACGTCGCCGACTTGCCAGCCCCCGCCAAACCGTTGCTCTCTCTGGAGGAACGCAAACGGGTTCACCGCGGTGAACAGATTTTTCACTCCATTGGATGTGCAGCCTGCCACATCGCAGATCTCCCGCCGGCGCGAGGAATTTTTAGCGATCTATTGCTGCACGACATGGGGCCCGATCTGCAAGATCCGTTCCCCGCCCCGGCGTACCAGTTGGCGAGCACTCGTTCGGCGGCGCCGGCGAGTCGCTACCCGAGTCGATATGGCCGTGGAGAGGCGTGGACATATCGCAGCGATGCCCCATCGGATCGCCGCCGCGCTGTCGCGAATGATGGCAGAACCTCGCTTGCAACGGGAACGCCTGAACCGATCGCGCTTGACTATCCGGAGCAACCGCAATTTCCCCGCGGCGAAGTCAAAGAGGCGGATCTGAAGGGGCGGCACCGGTTCTCGTGGGATGCGTTGCAGCGGGAATGGAAGACACCGCCGCTGTGGGGCGTCGCCGATTCAGCTCCCTACCTTCACGATGGTCGAGCGGCAACCCTGACCGATGCGATCCAATGGCACGGCGGCGAAGCGGATCAATCGAAACGCAAGTTTGACAGGCTGAACGAAGACCAACAGCAACTGCTGCTCGCGTTTTTAGAGAGCATGAAGGGCCCGGTGGATTGA
- a CDS encoding M48 family metallopeptidase has product MASTFDDPISSSPPSQSALNAPRVKPKEHVARGTGLHAMIGWLLFGIVGPILILLSIVGTYGIALIAWLIALVKYNQRAKKAEAVLMGNGVKVAPDQFPAIYASVARMAGQLELKSLPDVYIIESNEQNAFALKIGSKHNIVLIDDIVYGALDNDKPEILDFIIGHELAHHALGHTGLIRGTISNHYKPLSRLDEFSCDAVAVAMLQDATPGLDAMTLLAVGPRLFPRVDKGSFAKQAEQVMQNKYSKKAESAMSHPLLLRRYGALQGMKI; this is encoded by the coding sequence ATGGCAAGCACGTTCGATGATCCGATCAGCTCTTCCCCACCTTCGCAGAGTGCGTTGAACGCGCCGCGGGTGAAACCGAAAGAGCACGTCGCGCGAGGGACCGGTTTGCATGCGATGATCGGCTGGCTGCTGTTCGGCATCGTGGGGCCGATCCTTATCTTGCTGTCCATCGTCGGCACCTATGGCATCGCATTGATCGCGTGGTTGATCGCGCTTGTGAAATACAACCAGCGCGCCAAGAAAGCCGAAGCGGTGTTAATGGGGAACGGCGTCAAAGTCGCTCCCGATCAATTCCCCGCGATCTACGCTTCGGTTGCGCGAATGGCCGGCCAGCTGGAACTCAAATCGCTGCCCGATGTCTATATCATCGAATCGAATGAACAGAACGCATTTGCGCTGAAGATCGGATCGAAACACAACATCGTGTTGATCGACGACATCGTCTACGGCGCGTTGGATAACGACAAACCGGAAATCCTCGACTTCATCATCGGCCACGAACTCGCGCACCACGCCCTCGGGCATACCGGACTGATTCGGGGCACGATCTCCAACCACTACAAACCGCTGTCGCGTCTAGACGAATTCTCCTGCGACGCGGTCGCCGTGGCGATGCTGCAGGACGCCACACCGGGACTCGATGCGATGACGCTGTTAGCCGTCGGCCCGCGGCTGTTCCCTCGCGTCGACAAGGGGAGTTTCGCCAAGCAAGCCGAACAGGTGATGCAAAACAAATACAGCAAGAAGGCGGAGTCGGCGATGTCCCACCCGCTGCTGTTACGCCGCTATGGTGCGTTGCAAGGGATGAAGATCTAG
- a CDS encoding ATP-binding protein, with translation MSLRPTPDTVFTPRAASINPDMYVAREELERALRNGLNSQQHLLIHGDSGTGKSWLYKKVLSDLDVHFEVANLANASRLGSITNELANLVSRHEIAEKTGYSESKSAELNTIVAKGRLDHTGQYELGQKEPFESCLAAIRQRAGSRSGILVLDNLEAAFTDQFLKELADLLILCDDERYAYYDVKLLIVGVPSGVREYYYKTPHHATVANRLRELPEVSRLSLTQCRSLVEKGFEKRLRYTVEDPSSVYKHVAWVTDRIPQMIHEYCLEVANLIHHSGCTVDSDTLERADELWLSQSMYHGYAVVEQHMNERDTKAGRRNQTLFALGCTENEHVKASDVEELIRREFPNSTSGTTLNVTQILAQLGKGDQPVLKRTPKGDAYAFADPRYRMALRAMMMKTADERVEKVPLTNK, from the coding sequence ATGTCTCTAAGACCAACACCTGATACCGTTTTCACACCACGTGCAGCTTCTATCAATCCAGATATGTATGTGGCACGAGAAGAGCTTGAAAGAGCGCTCCGCAATGGTCTGAATAGCCAACAGCACCTGCTCATCCATGGTGACAGCGGAACTGGTAAATCCTGGCTGTACAAGAAGGTGCTGTCCGACTTAGATGTCCACTTTGAGGTTGCAAATCTCGCTAACGCTTCTAGGCTCGGTTCAATCACCAATGAATTGGCAAACCTCGTCTCGCGTCACGAGATCGCTGAGAAGACGGGATACTCTGAAAGCAAATCTGCTGAACTAAACACGATCGTAGCAAAAGGCAGACTGGACCATACGGGACAATACGAACTGGGGCAGAAGGAACCCTTCGAGTCTTGTCTTGCAGCTATTCGGCAACGCGCCGGTTCGCGATCTGGCATATTGGTTCTAGACAATCTTGAAGCAGCTTTCACGGACCAATTTCTCAAAGAGCTTGCTGATCTTCTGATCCTCTGTGACGACGAACGTTACGCGTACTACGACGTCAAACTACTGATTGTGGGAGTTCCAAGCGGAGTACGGGAGTACTACTACAAGACGCCCCACCACGCGACAGTCGCCAATCGCCTGAGAGAGCTTCCCGAGGTGTCGCGTCTATCACTTACGCAATGCAGGTCGCTTGTGGAGAAGGGATTTGAGAAACGACTACGGTATACAGTCGAAGACCCCAGTTCGGTATACAAACATGTTGCTTGGGTTACGGATCGCATTCCGCAGATGATCCATGAGTACTGTCTCGAAGTTGCCAACCTGATACATCACTCAGGGTGCACGGTCGACTCAGACACGCTCGAAAGGGCAGACGAGCTTTGGCTCTCGCAATCTATGTACCACGGCTACGCCGTGGTTGAACAACATATGAACGAACGAGACACCAAGGCCGGTCGGCGAAATCAAACGCTGTTCGCTTTGGGTTGCACGGAAAATGAACATGTCAAGGCATCCGACGTTGAAGAATTGATTCGACGAGAGTTTCCCAATTCAACAAGCGGAACCACGCTCAATGTCACCCAGATTCTTGCGCAGCTCGGTAAAGGAGACCAACCTGTTCTCAAGCGAACGCCAAAAGGAGATGCGTATGCCTTCGCTGACCCAAGGTATAGGATGGCGTTGCGTGCAATGATGATGAAAACGGCAGATGAGCGTGTCGAGAAGGTCCCATTGACAAACAAGTAA
- a CDS encoding sialidase family protein: protein MKLEILTGWMLFAVALLGIGSAVGDENESFRIIVPAPEGDRFCHLSWPKVVKADDGSIVVAYIAGRKHVNGDGCPAVSVSQDGGQSFTSPEVLKTFDSTMPYQHAANLAIGKAKDGAIVLMVMAFTDDLRNNIYGWRSEDHGKTWKSTDTSAIGESKTGSVFGHVFQVPNEGLAVCGHYRKPHGDGLWIAYSKDDGRTWNPPKTITTNKYYEPTFISTGGRLIGLVRENSAHAYHQYTSDDRGVSWQFQPSVIQGNKDANHPSPFIVSDPTQPDRLYALQTERTDKNQISLWQAESDTLQWKRNRLLTSSPGVEDFGYPWMTHLTGNEWFMVYYAGESDGPNAIYGRTITISPR from the coding sequence ATGAAGCTTGAAATTTTAACGGGGTGGATGCTATTCGCAGTCGCGTTGCTGGGCATCGGATCAGCGGTCGGAGATGAAAATGAATCGTTTCGGATCATCGTGCCGGCCCCCGAAGGCGACCGCTTTTGTCACCTGTCCTGGCCGAAAGTTGTCAAAGCCGATGATGGCAGCATTGTTGTCGCCTACATCGCGGGAAGGAAACACGTCAATGGCGACGGATGCCCGGCGGTGTCGGTCTCCCAAGACGGCGGTCAAAGTTTCACATCGCCTGAGGTGCTGAAGACTTTCGATAGCACGATGCCGTATCAGCACGCTGCCAACCTGGCGATTGGAAAAGCCAAGGATGGTGCCATTGTTTTAATGGTGATGGCGTTTACCGATGACCTCCGCAACAACATCTACGGATGGAGATCCGAGGATCACGGCAAGACTTGGAAAAGCACGGACACTTCCGCGATCGGAGAGAGCAAAACCGGATCGGTCTTCGGCCACGTGTTCCAGGTTCCGAACGAGGGTTTGGCGGTGTGTGGCCACTACCGCAAGCCGCACGGTGACGGCCTTTGGATCGCCTACTCCAAAGACGATGGCAGAACGTGGAACCCGCCAAAAACAATCACGACAAACAAATACTACGAACCAACTTTCATCTCCACGGGCGGACGTCTGATCGGATTGGTTCGCGAAAATTCAGCACACGCCTACCATCAGTACACCAGCGATGACCGGGGCGTCAGTTGGCAATTCCAACCGAGCGTAATCCAGGGGAACAAAGATGCGAACCACCCCAGCCCATTCATCGTTTCGGATCCGACTCAGCCCGATAGACTCTATGCGCTCCAGACGGAGCGAACGGACAAAAATCAGATCAGCCTTTGGCAAGCTGAGAGCGACACGCTGCAATGGAAGCGGAACCGTCTCCTGACATCCTCTCCCGGCGTAGAGGATTTCGGCTACCCTTGGATGACGCACCTCACCGGCAATGAGTGGTTTATGGTCTATTACGCGGGTGAAAGTGATGGCCCCAACGCAATCTATGGACGGACCATCACCATTTCGCCACGGTAA
- a CDS encoding DUF3592 domain-containing protein, with amino-acid sequence MTKPIKAHKRGHILAIVMIGIVVWRCHRCIFLEFTGERARATIEEIHESSSRKYGGWSDWYLLLYTGKNGIEHEAKLKAGPFWLRPGYGESLAILYAPDNPSVVAHDSRVFNWSLPLIASCVVFWAMLDPQLKLLKRFETSK; translated from the coding sequence ATGACCAAACCTATTAAAGCACACAAAAGAGGTCACATACTTGCCATCGTCATGATTGGCATCGTCGTATGGAGATGTCACCGATGCATATTCCTTGAATTCACAGGTGAACGTGCTAGGGCAACAATTGAAGAGATACATGAATCGTCTTCGCGTAAATACGGAGGATGGTCGGACTGGTACCTCTTGCTCTACACTGGAAAAAACGGAATCGAACACGAAGCCAAGTTGAAAGCGGGGCCATTTTGGCTTCGCCCGGGTTACGGAGAGTCGCTTGCAATCTTGTATGCCCCAGACAACCCATCAGTTGTCGCTCACGATTCGCGAGTGTTCAACTGGTCGCTTCCTCTGATCGCCTCTTGCGTTGTTTTCTGGGCAATGCTCGATCCGCAACTCAAGCTCTTGAAGAGATTTGAGACCAGCAAATAG